In Tautonia rosea, one DNA window encodes the following:
- a CDS encoding TolB family protein produces the protein MNEDWSNQTVIWSGADENLDFDDPVWSPDLDGDPSNGYQGAVAVVVSSNTLNATDYQILLIDVDIADLDGDGVDEVSTRVTSRFGTDPNVVPLTALDGVFSYAPSWSPDLDGDPSNGYQGKIAYQVQGDRENSGIGAMTVVWNGDSADPFVEIGPSVEFSFSIPVAEGDDRSSLTHPVWSPDGQEIAYEWTTRIADTQIYPRVFYHIETVRLMPFESKPDPVTGDPTPVLDPVPLIPDPTTRRTVIGPGVLNPDTGEEFATDPILDVTWTPDGSRIAFLPGGVAYTVGSDFDPVNPPPGSEPQRLQGQELIHETTDLSYSPEGQHLLYAARLFPSDYVLRRVDLTTGKSAELLAPSRTRYQDPHWRPFDAATAGEFAVAASTSASTSSRNMAVASRHHGGFPTRTTLPSNIVAIPRGPISRDPSFLWFAWRISQESEPRGVAGIKHLRSPRRP, from the coding sequence ATGAACGAGGACTGGTCGAATCAGACCGTCATCTGGTCCGGGGCCGACGAAAACCTCGACTTCGATGACCCGGTCTGGTCGCCCGACCTCGATGGTGATCCCTCCAACGGCTACCAGGGCGCCGTGGCGGTGGTCGTCTCCTCGAACACATTGAATGCCACCGACTACCAGATCCTCCTGATCGATGTCGACATCGCGGACCTCGACGGCGACGGCGTTGACGAGGTCTCGACGCGTGTGACTTCTCGATTCGGGACCGACCCTAACGTCGTCCCCCTCACGGCGCTGGATGGCGTGTTCTCCTACGCTCCGAGCTGGTCGCCCGACCTCGATGGCGATCCCTCCAACGGCTATCAAGGGAAGATCGCGTACCAGGTCCAAGGCGACAGGGAGAATTCCGGGATCGGCGCGATGACCGTGGTCTGGAATGGAGACTCGGCCGATCCGTTCGTCGAGATTGGCCCGTCCGTGGAGTTTTCCTTCTCGATCCCGGTCGCCGAAGGGGACGACCGATCGTCCTTGACACATCCAGTCTGGAGTCCGGACGGCCAGGAGATCGCCTACGAGTGGACGACACGGATCGCTGATACTCAGATCTACCCACGGGTGTTTTATCACATTGAGACAGTGCGACTGATGCCTTTCGAGAGCAAGCCTGACCCCGTGACAGGCGATCCGACCCCGGTGCTCGACCCGGTGCCGCTCATTCCCGATCCCACCACGCGGCGCACGGTGATTGGCCCTGGAGTGCTCAACCCGGACACAGGGGAGGAGTTTGCGACCGATCCGATCCTGGATGTGACCTGGACCCCGGATGGCAGCAGAATCGCGTTCCTGCCGGGAGGAGTCGCTTACACGGTTGGGAGCGACTTCGACCCGGTGAATCCGCCACCCGGCTCCGAGCCCCAGCGCTTGCAGGGCCAGGAGCTCATTCATGAGACGACTGACCTCTCCTACTCGCCCGAAGGACAGCACCTGCTTTACGCAGCGAGACTCTTTCCTTCCGACTACGTCCTCCGCCGCGTGGACCTGACTACCGGTAAGAGCGCCGAACTCCTGGCCCCGAGCAGGACACGGTATCAGGACCCTCACTGGAGGCCGTTCGACGCCGCGACCGCTGGCGAATTCGCGGTGGCAGCATCGACCTCAGCTTCAACCTCCAGTAGGAACATGGCGGTCGCATCGCGGCATCATGGCGGTTTCCCAACACGGACCACCTTGCCAAGCAATATCGTCGCGATCCCGCGCGGGCCGATCTCCCGAGACCCGTCGTTTCTCTGGTTCGCCTGGCGTATCTCGCAGGAATCGGAACCTCGGGGAGTCGCCGGGATCAAACACCTTCGTTCGCCCCGTCGGCCCTGA